The Corylus avellana chromosome ca11, CavTom2PMs-1.0 genome contains the following window.
CAACTATATAAATGGAAGCTCCTTCTTGGGCTCTAACGTATCTCAACATTAATCCCCAACAATGGAGGCTTCTTCTTGGGCTCTTATAGTAATGGCATGGATAGTTGCCTTAGCCGTTCTCTCAAAAATCTTCACCTTCAAACGCCACCAACCAAAATTTCCACCGGGTCCTAAACCTTGGCCAATCATCGGCAATCTAAATCTTATTGGAGCCCTCCCTCACCAGTCCCTCCCCaaattgtcacaaaaatacGGACCGATTATGCACCTCAAGTTGGGATCGGTGTCAGTTGTGGTTGCCTCATCTCCCGAAATGGCAAAGCAATTCCTAAAGACACAAGTCCATATCTCAAGGGCCTCACTCAGGTATCTACACCTTAAcctttctgggtttttttttttttttttttccccctttgtTTGACATATATTTCTTCGATAACAATATCTCTTAATAGGGGGCGCGGATACCTCTGCAACTACATTGGAATGGACAATGTCCGAACTCATGAAGCAACCACATCTCATTAGCAAGGCCACTGAAGACTAGTAGTTGGATACGGCTATTGGAAAAGACAGATGGGTAGAAAAGAAAGATATCCCTCAACTACCTTATATAAATGCAATTATGAAGGAAACAATGACAAAACACCCTGGCCTGCTGCCATAATGCTTGCACCGCACTCAGCTCTTGAAGACTGTAACATAGCTGATAATATTTGATCATAATTTAACaactcataattaattaatataagaaGGAGAAGAGTGAGGAAGACAGGAACACATAAATTAAAAGCGATACAAGGAGGATAATTCATGCAATAAAAGAGACAACTAATAAAGATGAAGTGGGAGTCGTGGCTTCGTGACTGCAACAAGTGGGAACTTTCTAGATGCTCCCGAACTATAAACTTCCTCCATGCTCAAATCTTCCGGTTTCACATTGTCTGGAAATTTCCACTCGAATCCGTGTAACATATTAGCCAAGGTTGAAGAAACCACCTTCAGTCCAAGGTTGTACCCGGGGCACATCCTCCTCCCGGACCCAAATGGCAATAACTCAAAATATTGCCCCTTCACATCTATTGCCTTTCCTAGGAACCTCTCCGGGCGGAACTCTTGAGGTGCATCCCATATTGAAGGGTCTCTTCCCATACCCCATGTATTTATTAAGACTGTACTTCCTTTACTAATATCATAACCAGCTATGTTACCGTCTTCAAGAGCTGAGTGCGGCGCAAGCAGTACGGCAACTGGGTGTTTTCTCATTGTTTCCTTCATAATTGCATTTATGTAAGGAAGTTGAGGGATATCTTTCTCTTCTACCCATTTGTCTTTTCCAATAACCCTATCCAACTCTTCAGTGGCCTTGTTAATGAGATGTGGTTGCTTCATGAGTTCGGACATTGTCCATTCCAATGTAGTTGCAGAGGTATCCGCGCCCCCTAGTAAGAGATCCTGTTATCGAAGAAATATTTgtcaaacaaaggaaaaaaagaaacccagaaagttaagatgtatatatatatatatatatatacctgagtGAGACCCTTGACATTGTCATAAGTTAACTTAACATGATCAGTATTAGGATCATCAGCAAGCTGCAATAATAGATCCACCATGTCCTTGGGCACGAAATCCTTCTCCGCTTCTCTCTTCACCTTGTGGTCGTCAAAAACATGGTCATGGAATCGatcaaattttttcttcaagGCCTTCATTCGCTTCACGTATCCCTGCAAGTCCAAGAAACTGAGCCAAGGAATCCAGTCGCCAATGTTTAATGCCGCATTAAGGAAGAGCCATTCATCTATCATTTGCTTGAATTCCTTGAACGTGATTTCAGAAGTTTCGGATTCGGATTCACTGAAATACTTGTTACCCAATACAATTCTACTTATAACGCTTAGAGTGAGTCGCACGAGATGCTCTTTCACCCTGATGGGCTTCCCGGACAAGGCAAGCAAGCGAGAGAGAAGAGCACTCCTTTCTTCCACACGAATATACTCATACGACTCTATTCTTTTTGGGGTAAATACCTCCGACATATATATTTTACGTGCTTGCCGGAAATATGGTCCGTAAGGTGCCCATAAGAGATCGGTGTAATTGTAAGAAATGTACTTCCCTGCAGCTGTTTGGGGTCTAGAGGCAAAGATATGATCATGTGTCTTTAGGAATTGCTTCGCCATTTCGGGAGATGAGGCAACCACAACTGACACCGACCCCAACTTGAGTTGCATAATCGGTCCgtatttttgtgacaatttGTGGAGGGATTGGTGAGGATGGGCTCCAATAAGGTTTAGATTGCCGATGATTGGCCAAGGTTTAGGACCCGGTGGAAATTTTGGTTGGTGGCGTTTGAAGGTGGATATTTTTGAGAGAAAGGCTAAGGCAGCTAGCCATGCCATTACTGTAAGAGCCCAAGAAGAAGCCTCCATTGTTGGGGATTAATGTTGAGATAGGTTAGAGTCGAGGTAGATTTTGCCACATTTATATAGTTGAGTAACCTTAACTCATGTGTCATGTGTCTGTTTGACAAggcaagagagagagacccCACCATCCAATTATGCAATGTGTCTGTTTGACAAGGCAAGAGAGAGGCCCCCACCATCCAATTGTGCACTCATATATAGCTAATGTCGGTAAGTaatcatcctttttttttttgagggaggGCTCCAATAAGGTTTAGATTGCCGATGATTGGCCAAGGTTTAGGACCCGGTGGAAATTTTGGTTGGTGGCGTTTGAAGGTGAAGATTTTTGAGAGAACGGCTAAGGCAGCTAGCCATGCCATTACTGTAAGAGCCCAAGAAGAAGCCTCCATTGTCCATTGTTGGGGATTAATGTTGAGGAACTTGAGGTGGGTTTTGGCGTTTATATAATTGAGTAAAGCTTCTGTCATGTGTCATGAAAACATGTTTTGAATTCATTGTGTGTCCTTTGAACAAATATATGGGATAGAGACGCCACCATGCATCATCCCCATTAATTAGTACTAAGTACTCTGTACTCGTGAGTCGTGTAGATAAGATAATATGTGGCCAGGGCCGGAGCCGGCGGAATCACCTTTGGCTTGAGGAGTGGGTGgtcctaaaatttatttatttattttaaaaaataaaaattaactttagcatctcaagatttttttaaaaaattttgtctCTCAAACTAAACATTTTAGTTTCACCCTTGGTCAGggccgtttggg
Protein-coding sequences here:
- the LOC132165290 gene encoding trimethyltridecatetraene synthase-like encodes the protein MEASSWALTVMAWLAALAFLSKISTFKRHQPKFPPGPKPWPIIGNLNLIGAHPHQSLHKLSQKYGPIMQLKLGSVSVVVASSPEMAKQFLKTHDHIFASRPQTAAGKYISYNYTDLLWAPYGPYFRQARKIYMSEVFTPKRIESYEYIRVEERSALLSRLLALSGKPIRVKEHLVRLTLSVISRIVLGNKYFSESESETSEITFKEFKQMIDEWLFLNAALNIGDWIPWLSFLDLQGYVKRMKALKKKFDRFHDHVFDDHKVKREAEKDFVPKDMVDLLLQLADDPNTDHVKLTYDNVKGLTQDLLLGGADTSATTLEWTMSELMKQPHLINKATEELDRVIGKDKWVEEKDIPQLPYINAIMKETMRKHPVAVLLAPHSALEDGNIAGYDISKGSTVLINTWGMGRDPSIWDAPQEFRPERFLGKAIDVKGQYFELLPFGSGRRMCPGYNLGLKVVSSTLANMLHGFEWKFPDNVKPEDLSMEEVYSSGASRKFPLVAVTKPRLPLHLY